Proteins found in one Dermacentor silvarum isolate Dsil-2018 chromosome 8, BIME_Dsil_1.4, whole genome shotgun sequence genomic segment:
- the LOC125947582 gene encoding uncharacterized protein LOC125947582, with protein sequence MYISSLITHASSGGLITSFTHAIKGVCVNKPTFISPLGVRLIYYIGDEADRPGEAAVKEGGMAVGKIGEYRLGTGASWDKYVERLEMFCDANKITTDEQKRAVLLSCCGEAAYGLIVTLVKPVRPTMASYDEIKTAVRKHLHPRPSELHARFLFYRRNQAADESVADYVTALRKLTEDCGFGDKQLPLDVMMRDRFVCGIKNEAVQQRLLAEPNLTFQVAYDMAVTAEATAKQQRDIRNQGRDETKDSQGLIQATRTKQDTAAEESSCYRCNGKHAPHLCSFRKAACFKCKKIGHIAKACRSKDEVRKFQRKTSHEQKKKESKSKGAYEMTELFSLCEVNEQEEKFMVEVQIEGQNVPMEIDSGASCSIVSEETFRSIEGKQSKIPLRESSTTLVTWSKEALPVVGRASVVVEFKGRTAKLPLLVVKRSGNSLLGRNWFRPLGIGLHGIQQLNVEDVTSRFSEVFRSDLPGFNGPPVHIELKDDAKPTFLKSRTVPLALKDDVAKEVDRLVQQGVWEPVEYSNWATPLVVGSTRAKARLTPSSKRQRPLARSSCKPFWGY encoded by the exons ATGTACATTTCATCGCTTATCAcccacgcaagcagcggtggcCTTATCACGAGTTTCACTCATGCTATAAAAGGAGTGTGCGTCAATAAACCTACGTTCATTTCACCACTGGGCGTCCGACTGATTTACTACATTGGCGACGAGGCGGACCGGCCCGGCGAGGCCGCCGTTAAAGAAGGCGGGATGGCTGTCGGCAAGATCGGCGAGTATCGTCTTGGCACGGGCGCGTCTTGGGATAAGTACGTCGAGCGGTTGGAAATGTTTTGCGACGCGAACAAGATAACAACGGACGAGCAGAAAAGAGCAGTTCTGCTGAGTTGTTGCGGCGAAGCAGCGTACGGGCTCATCGTAACCCTGGTGAAGCCAGTAAGACCGACCATGGCAAGCTACGACGAAATCAAGACGGCCGTTCGCAAGCACCTGCATCCGAGGCCTTCCGAGCTGCACGCAAGGTTTTTGTTCTACAGGAGAAACCAGGCGGCTGATGAATCGGTGGCAGACTACGTCACGGCTCTGCGGAAGCTAACGGAAGACTGCGGTTTTGGTGACAAGCAACTACCGCTGGACGTCATGATGCGAGATCGTTTCGTGTGCGGCATCAAGAACGAAGCAGTCCAGCAGAGACTTCTCGCCGAGCCCAACCTTACGTTCCAGGTCGCGTACGACATGGCCGTGACAGCTGAGGCTACAGCAAAGCAGCAGCGAGACATACGCAACCAGGGACGAGACGAGACAAAAGACAGCCAGGGCCTAATTCAAGCAACTCGCACGAAGCAAGACACCGCAGCGGAAGAGTCCAGTTGCTATCGCTGCAACGGTAAGCACGCTCCGCATTTATGCAGTTTTAGAAAGGCGGCATGTTTCAAGTGCAAGAAAATCGGACACATTGCGAAAGCCTGTCGTTCGAAAGACGAAGTTAGAAAGTTTCAAAGAAAAACTTCACACGagcagaagaaaaaagagagtAAAAGCAAGGGCGCCTACGAAATGACCGAATTATTTTCCCTCTGCGAGGTGAATGAGCAAGAAGAAAAATTCATGGTTGAAGTACAGATTGAAGGGCAGAATGTACCCATGGAAATTGATTCTGGAGCATCGTGCTCAATTGTGAGTGAAGAAACGTTTCGCTCTATCGAGGGAAAGCAAAGTAAAATACCCCTTCGAGAGTCAAGCACAACGCTCGTAACCTGGTCAAAAGAGGCGTTGCCTGTAGTTGGTCGCGCAAGTGTTGTGGTGGAATTCAAGGGTCGGACGGCAAAGCTGCCTTTGTTGGTAGTGAAGAGAAGCGGTAACAGTTTGCTTGGGCGGAACTGGTTTAGGCCGTTGGGCATTGGGCTGCATGGAATTCAGCAACTGAATGTTGAAGACGTCACTTCACGATTTTCTGAGGTGTTTCGCAGTGACCTTCCTGGCTTCAATGGACCGCCAGTGCACATCGAACTGAAAGACGACGCCAAACCAACGTTCCTCAAAAGTCGTACAGTTCCACTAGCACTGAAAGACGATGTGGCCAAGGAAGTGGACCGCTTGGTGCAACAAGGAGTCTGGGAACCAGTCGAGTACTCCAACTGGGCAACTCCGCTCGTGGTG GGATCCACCCGAGCCAAAGCAAGACTGACGCCATCCAGCAAGCGCCAACGCCCACTAGCAAGAAGCAGCTGCAAGCCTTTTTGGGGCTACTGA